From one Rhodamnia argentea isolate NSW1041297 chromosome 1, ASM2092103v1, whole genome shotgun sequence genomic stretch:
- the LOC115750247 gene encoding desiccation-related protein PCC13-62-like — MKASCFRVVFLLPFFLRLGPVAAGSHGYCGPVPATDAELIHVAMNLEFLEAEFFLYGALGRGLDGIAPHLALGGPPPAGGERANLDPLVRRIIEEFGYEEVGHLRAIYTTVGGIQRPLIDISAHKFAMMVDEALGHRLWPPFDPYLDTVNYLLASYLIPYVGLTGYVGVIPNLSNFTTKALVAGLLGVESGQDAVIRTLLYERALEKVAPYDITVAEFTNLFSILRNKLGMCGIKDEGIVVPPVLGAEQRTETNVLSANKMSLSYPRTPQEVLRVVYGTGDEHVPGGFFPNGANGEIARRFLEKKG, encoded by the exons ATGAAAGCCTCGTGCTTCCGCGTCGTctttctccttcctttcttcctgaGACTTGGCCCGGTCGCCGCCGGTAGCCACGGGTACTGTGGGCCGGTCCCCGCTACCGACGCGGAGCTGATCCACGTCGCCATGAACTTGGAGTTCTTGGAGGCCGAGTTTTTCCTCTACGGCGCGCTCGGCAGAGGGCTGGACGGCATCGCACCGCACTTGGCTCTGGGCGGCCCGCCCCCAGCCGGCGGCGAGAGGGCCAATCTGGACCCTCTCGTCCGGCGAATCATCGAGGAGTTCGGTTACGAGGAAGTCGGCCATCTCAG AGCGATTTACACAACAGTAGGTGGAATTCAAAGGCCGCTGATAGACATAAGTGCGCACAAGTTCGCAATGATGGTGGATGAAGCTCTTGGGCACAGACTGTGGCCTCCGTTTGACCCATACTTGGACACGGTCAACTATCTCTTGGCTTCATATCTCATCCCTTATGTGGGATTAACTGGTTATGTCGGTGTCATCCCCAACCTTTCCAATTTCACTACCAAAGCC CTCGTGGCCGGGCTCTTGGGCGTGGAATCCGGTCAGGACGCTGTGATCCGGACGCTGCTCTACGAGCGGGCCCTCGAGAAGGTCGCGCCTTACGACATCACGGTGGCGGAGTTCACCAACTTGTTCTCCATCCTGAGGAACAAGCTCGGCATGTGCGGGATCAAGGACGAGGGCATCGTCGTACCCCCGGTGCTCGGGGCCGAGCAGAGGACCGAGACCAACGTGCTGTCTGCGAACAAGATGTCCCTGTCATACCCGAGGACACCGCAGGAGGTGCTGAGGGTCGTGTACGGGACCGGGGATGAACACGTCCCCGGCGGGTTCTTCCCGAACGGCGCGAACGGAGAGATCGCCCGGAGATTCCTGGAGAAGAAGGGTTAG